In Desulfuromonas sp., the genomic stretch GCGACATCTTCCAGTTCTGGATCGGCCGCCGCTTCGAAAACTTTGCACCGTATCAGCCGATGCTGCAAATGCTCAGGCAGCTTCAGGCCGGCGGCACCAAAATCGTCTATGTCGAGGGCAATCACGATTTCTACCTCGCCCCCTACTTCGCCGCGGTTATGGGCTGCACGGTCCTGCCCGACGGCGGTGATGCCGACTGCGACGGGCTGCAGATTCATGTCGCACATGGCGACCTGGTCGATCCGGATGATACCGGTTACCACAAGCTGCGGCGACTTTTGCGCAGCCGCTTGACCCGCTTTCTTGCGCACATCCTTCCGGTCAACTTGATCTGGCGAATTTCCGAATGGGGCGCCAACAAAAGCGCCGGGAGTCGGGCCGGGCGGGAGGTCGACAGCGCGCCGCGAGAAAAACTGATCAACCATGCCCGGCCGCACTTTGAAAACGGCTGTGCAGCCGTGATCACCGGACATTTTCACCAACCCCTTTGCGAAAAGAGTGACCAGGGAACGATCATTGCTCTCGGCGACTGGATTACCCAGTACTCCTACGCTGTCTGTGAAGATGGCAAATTCAGGCTTGAAACCGACAGCGGCGAGTAATTCAGGGGCAACATCCGCCTCATAAAAAAGCGCCGTCAGTCGACAAGCTTCTTCGCCAGATCATCCAGGGTCAGCCCCTGCAGTTCCTCGGACTCGGCCTTGCCCAGCGTATCGGCAAGACCACCGATCAGCTGCCAGTCGATCATCCCTTCTTCATCCTGGCCCGCCGGCAGCTGACCGCGTAACTGCTTGAGCACATCCGCAACCTGCATCCGCTCGGGTGCGCAGGCCGGTTGATAGGCATACTCGCCTTCGCCATGTTCGACCCGGACAAGCAGACGGCTCTCGGTCAGCTGCTCGATAAAAGAACGGACCTGTGATTCCGCAAGGTCAAGCCGGTCGGCAATCTGGTAACGATCGATAGCTTTTTTACCGCGGCT encodes the following:
- a CDS encoding UDP-2,3-diacylglucosamine diphosphatase; the protein is MRDLFIADAHLRNPQDENYRRLLSFLSRQGGEIRTLFLLGDIFQFWIGRRFENFAPYQPMLQMLRQLQAGGTKIVYVEGNHDFYLAPYFAAVMGCTVLPDGGDADCDGLQIHVAHGDLVDPDDTGYHKLRRLLRSRLTRFLAHILPVNLIWRISEWGANKSAGSRAGREVDSAPREKLINHARPHFENGCAAVITGHFHQPLCEKSDQGTIIALGDWITQYSYAVCEDGKFRLETDSGE